From Thalassotalea euphylliae, the proteins below share one genomic window:
- a CDS encoding TonB-dependent receptor: protein MKTRQSMLAAAISSAIFSSVVYAENDNTTSLEEVEVITVTSDFRDTNLQKIPASLSVLSAQDIANLNAQNLEEVISIAPNVNFSAGTQRARYYQIRGIGERSQFREPINPSVGIIIDDIDFTGVGSIASLFDVNQTEVFRGPQGTRFGANALAGLINITTNAPSNDFEGAAKLTAGNYASYGAGLALSGPATDTMNYRFAIEQYQSDGFIDNIHLNRDDTNDRDELTARGKLAITLSDEHHLDLGLYYFDFDNGYDAFSLDNNRQTRSDQPGFDRQETYALSAKSHYSGFDFGELVTIVTHADSDIDYGYDEDWSFVGLHPFEYSSTDHYFREKTSSTLELRAVSNNQSRLFNGTTAWVAGLYAKTESAELLREYTFADGDFGSNFDTDTIAAYVQLDSQLTEKLTLTSGLRVEERSADYDNTDGLTFSPDDTMVGGKLVLSYQQTEQALVFASINRGYKAGGVNTDGSLPADLREFDPEYLWNYELGYKYSFDDNSGYVRVTAFYMDRTDMQVNSSRTDVRPDGSAEFISYLGNAAEGKNQGVELDASWQLTESAEVYGAFGYLDTELRDFVNQEGVDLTGRDQAHAPNYQATLGVNAYVNDNLMFNVNLIAKDDFYFSDSHNEQSDGYETLNASLTYEMKDWQVKVWARNITDEDYKTRGFFFGNDPRDGYQAKQYYQLGEPRVYGVTLDYQF from the coding sequence ATGAAAACAAGACAATCAATGCTTGCCGCTGCGATTAGCAGTGCCATTTTTTCTTCAGTTGTTTATGCCGAAAATGACAACACTACTTCGCTAGAAGAAGTCGAGGTGATTACCGTTACTTCGGATTTTCGCGACACTAATTTACAAAAAATTCCTGCTTCATTGAGTGTGTTATCAGCACAAGACATTGCCAATTTAAACGCACAAAACTTAGAGGAAGTGATCTCAATCGCGCCTAACGTGAATTTTTCGGCGGGTACTCAGCGAGCGCGGTATTACCAAATTCGCGGCATTGGCGAACGCAGCCAATTCCGTGAGCCAATTAACCCATCGGTTGGTATTATTATTGATGATATTGACTTTACTGGCGTGGGCAGCATTGCTTCATTGTTTGATGTTAACCAAACCGAAGTTTTCCGCGGCCCACAAGGCACGCGCTTTGGGGCTAACGCGTTAGCAGGTTTAATCAACATCACCACCAATGCGCCAAGTAATGATTTTGAAGGTGCAGCTAAACTCACTGCGGGTAATTATGCTAGCTATGGTGCTGGCCTTGCTTTGTCTGGCCCAGCTACTGATACAATGAATTACCGTTTTGCAATTGAACAGTATCAAAGTGACGGCTTTATCGACAATATTCATTTAAATCGCGATGATACCAATGATCGTGATGAGCTTACTGCACGCGGTAAATTAGCGATAACCTTATCTGACGAGCATCATTTAGACTTAGGCTTATATTACTTTGATTTTGACAATGGTTATGATGCATTTTCACTCGATAACAATCGTCAAACACGCTCAGACCAACCGGGTTTTGATCGCCAAGAAACTTATGCACTAAGCGCTAAATCTCATTATTCAGGTTTTGATTTTGGTGAGCTTGTTACCATAGTGACTCACGCTGACAGTGATATTGACTACGGTTATGACGAAGATTGGAGTTTTGTTGGCTTGCATCCATTCGAGTACAGTTCAACTGACCATTATTTCCGCGAAAAAACAAGCTCAACACTTGAGTTAAGAGCCGTTTCAAATAACCAAAGCCGGCTGTTTAATGGCACAACGGCTTGGGTTGCGGGACTATACGCTAAAACAGAATCAGCAGAGTTGTTGCGCGAATACACCTTTGCAGATGGCGACTTTGGGTCAAACTTCGATACCGATACGATTGCCGCTTATGTTCAGCTAGACAGCCAATTAACGGAAAAGCTGACGTTAACTTCTGGGTTGCGCGTTGAAGAGCGCAGTGCCGATTACGATAACACTGACGGTTTAACATTTAGCCCAGACGATACTATGGTAGGTGGTAAATTAGTCTTGTCTTATCAGCAAACTGAACAAGCATTAGTCTTTGCTTCAATCAACCGCGGCTATAAAGCCGGTGGCGTTAATACCGATGGTAGTTTGCCTGCGGACTTGCGAGAGTTTGATCCAGAATATTTATGGAACTACGAATTAGGCTACAAATACAGCTTCGACGACAACTCGGGTTATGTTCGCGTGACAGCGTTTTACATGGATCGCACTGATATGCAAGTCAACAGTAGTCGCACAGACGTTAGGCCTGACGGTAGTGCTGAGTTTATTAGTTATTTAGGTAACGCTGCAGAAGGGAAAAACCAAGGGGTTGAACTTGACGCTAGCTGGCAACTAACTGAAAGTGCTGAAGTTTATGGCGCGTTTGGCTATTTAGACACTGAACTACGCGATTTTGTCAATCAGGAAGGTGTTGATTTAACTGGCCGTGACCAAGCTCACGCGCCTAATTATCAAGCGACATTGGGCGTAAATGCTTACGTTAACGATAATCTAATGTTCAATGTGAATTTGATCGCTAAAGACGACTTTTATTTCTCAGACAGCCACAATGAGCAATCAGACGGCTATGAGACACTAAATGCCTCATTGACCTACGAGATGAAAGATTGGCAAGTCAAAGTGTGGGCGCGTAATATCACCGATGAAGACTACAAAACCCGTGGTTTCTTCTTTGGTAATGATCCGCGCGACGGCTATCAAGCTAAGCAATATTATCAACTGGGTGAGCCAAGAGTTTATGGCGTAACGCTGGACTATCAGTTCTAG
- the hinT gene encoding purine nucleoside phosphoramidase, whose amino-acid sequence MDNTEWQETIFSKIIRQEIPTELLYQDELVTAFRDISPRAKSHILIIPNKLIPTVNDVTENDELALGRLFTVARKLAAQEGIAEDGYRLIMNCNKHGGQEVYHIHMHLLGGQPMGPMVSV is encoded by the coding sequence ATGGACAACACCGAGTGGCAAGAAACTATTTTTTCTAAAATTATTCGCCAAGAGATCCCAACCGAACTACTGTATCAAGATGAGTTAGTCACAGCTTTTCGTGATATTTCACCGCGTGCTAAATCACACATTCTGATCATTCCCAATAAGCTCATTCCGACGGTAAATGATGTCACTGAAAATGACGAATTGGCACTTGGTCGCTTGTTTACCGTTGCCAGAAAACTTGCCGCGCAAGAAGGCATTGCTGAAGACGGGTACCGTTTAATTATGAATTGCAATAAGCATGGCGGCCAAGAGGTTTATCATATTCATATGCACTTACTAGGCGGCCAACCGATGGGGCCGATGGTGAGTGTATAG
- a CDS encoding efflux RND transporter permease subunit, whose translation MIAWFARNHVAANLLMISILLVGLMSMNLRIPLEVFPSFESDVVSVNISLRGATPEDVEQGVAIKVEEAVQDLEGIKKITSSSVEGSATINIEAESGYDARELLADIKSRVDAVNTFPADAEKPVIALRQRQREVIAVTIASKYSEKELREFAEQVRDDLLRLPQVTQLSLDAVRNYEIGIHLSQDKLREFNLSLNAVANAISNSSVDLSAGNIKTEGGDVLVRSKGQAYRQDEFESIVVKTNPDGTIVKLGDIAEVNDGFEETPLRARFNGQQAALIEVYRIGQQNAIDVADAVKGYIEAQQATLPSGFTLSYWDDDSEIVKSRLNTLISNALQGGFLVLLLLTLFLRPSIAFWVFIGIPVSFMGAFVFMPIFDISLNIMSLFGFILVLGIVVDDAIVTGENIYRHSQFAESGLQAAIKGTEEVATPVTFGILTTVAAFLPLAFIEGTRGALFAQIPVVVIPVLLFSLIESKFVLPSHLRHLKLRHEKDNTSKLQQIQQQFADGFEQAIINYYQPILALAVRNRLTTLVGFIGVFILILSFVTSGWTKFTFFPRVPSETARANLVMPVGTSFDVIDGYVEKMANAAIELQEKYRDAEGNSVITNVLAITGGNNTNIGRVRFEILPADKNESGVTIRQLVNEWRGLIGALPGAESLTFRAEIGRGGDPIDVQLSATDLGLLKTVAEEVKARLATYPTVFEITDSLSNGKEEIQIELTEQGHAMGLSVSSVTQQVRSAFFGAQIQRIQRGRDDVRVMLRFPLAERSAIANLAEMLISTPQGGNVPLSHVATFNAGKSPSTINRIDRYRTVNVTADVEKENTNMTVLNADLTPFLDELTTKYPGIAYTLEGEAREQQDSFGSLFYGLLFVFFIIYCLLAIPFKSYLQPIIVMSVIPFGAIGAVIGHWIMGMNLTIMSILGLMALIGVVVNDSLVLVDFVNKKRTEGAQLMESVLIAGAARFRPVMLTSLTTFIGLMPLLFEKATQAQFLIPMAVSLGFGIIFATLITLVLVPVNYLLVEDLKSALKFSKHVGQRSAAH comes from the coding sequence ATGATTGCTTGGTTTGCGCGTAATCACGTGGCCGCTAATCTTTTGATGATCAGCATCTTGTTAGTTGGCCTAATGTCGATGAACTTACGGATACCGCTTGAGGTATTTCCATCGTTTGAGTCTGATGTCGTCTCTGTCAATATCAGTTTGCGCGGTGCAACGCCAGAAGATGTAGAGCAGGGCGTGGCAATTAAAGTCGAAGAAGCGGTACAAGATCTTGAAGGGATCAAAAAGATCACCAGTAGTTCGGTAGAAGGCTCAGCAACCATTAACATTGAAGCGGAATCGGGTTACGATGCGCGCGAATTACTTGCGGATATTAAAAGCCGCGTCGACGCCGTTAATACTTTCCCTGCCGATGCCGAAAAACCTGTGATTGCATTAAGGCAGCGCCAACGTGAAGTGATCGCGGTCACCATTGCCTCAAAATATAGCGAAAAAGAACTGCGAGAATTTGCCGAACAAGTACGAGATGACTTGCTACGCTTGCCGCAAGTGACGCAGTTATCACTTGATGCTGTTCGAAACTATGAAATCGGTATTCATTTATCGCAAGATAAATTACGTGAATTCAACCTGTCGCTCAACGCGGTTGCTAATGCCATCAGCAATAGCTCAGTGGATTTATCTGCCGGTAATATTAAAACCGAGGGGGGTGATGTGTTGGTTCGCAGTAAAGGCCAAGCTTATCGCCAAGACGAATTTGAAAGTATTGTCGTAAAAACGAATCCTGACGGTACTATCGTTAAATTGGGCGATATTGCTGAGGTTAATGATGGCTTTGAAGAAACGCCATTGCGAGCGCGTTTTAATGGTCAGCAAGCGGCACTAATCGAAGTGTATCGAATTGGTCAGCAAAACGCGATTGACGTTGCTGATGCGGTCAAGGGTTATATCGAAGCACAGCAAGCCACTTTGCCATCGGGATTTACCCTGAGTTACTGGGATGATGACTCAGAAATCGTTAAAAGCCGCTTAAACACGCTGATTAGCAATGCCTTGCAAGGCGGCTTCTTAGTGCTTTTACTCCTGACGCTATTCTTACGTCCAAGCATCGCATTCTGGGTATTTATTGGTATTCCCGTCAGTTTTATGGGCGCCTTTGTATTTATGCCTATTTTCGATATTTCGCTTAACATCATGAGCTTATTTGGCTTTATTCTGGTACTGGGCATCGTTGTTGATGATGCCATTGTCACTGGCGAAAATATTTATCGTCACAGTCAGTTTGCCGAATCTGGTTTGCAGGCGGCGATTAAAGGCACGGAAGAAGTGGCAACTCCAGTAACTTTTGGCATTTTAACCACTGTCGCTGCGTTTTTACCGCTGGCATTTATTGAAGGCACACGCGGTGCCTTGTTCGCGCAAATTCCTGTTGTGGTGATTCCAGTTTTACTGTTTTCACTGATAGAATCTAAATTTGTTTTACCGTCACATTTACGCCATTTGAAGCTGCGACACGAAAAAGACAATACCTCTAAACTACAACAAATTCAGCAACAGTTTGCTGATGGTTTTGAGCAAGCGATTATTAATTACTACCAACCGATATTAGCGCTCGCGGTGCGCAATCGCCTGACAACGCTCGTTGGTTTTATTGGTGTGTTTATTTTGATTTTGTCTTTTGTTACCAGTGGTTGGACTAAGTTTACCTTTTTCCCCCGCGTTCCTAGCGAAACTGCACGTGCTAATTTAGTTATGCCGGTTGGCACCAGCTTTGATGTCATTGATGGTTATGTAGAGAAAATGGCTAATGCTGCAATTGAATTGCAAGAAAAGTATCGCGATGCGGAAGGGAATAGCGTGATCACCAATGTACTTGCCATCACAGGTGGTAATAATACCAATATTGGTCGTGTTCGATTTGAAATTTTGCCAGCAGATAAAAATGAGTCAGGTGTTACTATTCGTCAACTCGTCAATGAATGGCGAGGTCTTATCGGCGCATTACCCGGTGCCGAAAGTTTAACGTTTCGCGCGGAAATTGGTCGCGGCGGTGATCCCATCGACGTGCAGCTTTCCGCTACCGATCTAGGCTTGTTAAAAACGGTGGCGGAAGAAGTGAAAGCGCGTTTAGCTACTTATCCTACGGTGTTCGAAATCACCGACAGTTTGTCGAACGGCAAGGAAGAAATTCAAATCGAGTTAACGGAACAAGGCCACGCCATGGGCTTGTCGGTCAGCAGTGTCACGCAACAAGTGCGCAGTGCCTTTTTCGGCGCACAGATACAGCGAATTCAACGCGGACGCGATGATGTCCGTGTGATGTTACGGTTTCCGTTAGCTGAGCGCTCTGCCATTGCCAATTTGGCAGAAATGCTGATTTCGACGCCGCAAGGGGGAAACGTGCCTTTGTCTCATGTTGCGACATTTAACGCGGGAAAAAGCCCCTCAACGATAAACCGAATTGATCGCTACCGCACAGTGAATGTCACCGCTGATGTCGAAAAAGAAAATACTAACATGACGGTATTAAACGCCGATTTAACGCCATTTTTAGATGAACTTACCACGAAATACCCGGGTATTGCCTATACGCTTGAAGGTGAAGCGCGTGAGCAGCAAGACTCGTTTGGTAGTTTGTTCTACGGTTTACTTTTTGTGTTCTTTATCATTTATTGCCTGCTTGCGATCCCGTTTAAGTCGTACCTACAGCCGATTATTGTGATGTCGGTCATTCCATTTGGTGCGATTGGTGCTGTCATTGGTCATTGGATCATGGGCATGAACCTTACCATCATGAGCATTTTGGGACTTATGGCGCTTATTGGTGTGGTGGTGAATGACTCGTTAGTGCTGGTTGATTTTGTTAATAAAAAACGGACAGAAGGGGCACAGCTGATGGAGTCGGTGTTAATTGCCGGAGCAGCGCGTTTTCGCCCCGTAATGCTGACTTCGCTAACGACCTTTATTGGTTTAATGCCACTACTGTTTGAAAAAGCAACGCAAGCTCAATTCCTAATTCCCATGGCCGTTTCACTAGGTTTTGGGATAATATTTGCGACCTTGATCACTTTAGTTTTAGTACCCGTTAATTATTTACTGGTGGAAGATCTTAAAAGCGCGTTAAAATTTAGTAAACACGTAGGGCAACGCTCTGCTGCCCATTAA
- a CDS encoding efflux RND transporter periplasmic adaptor subunit has protein sequence MMLTKKLMKVIVPVCVLAVFVIAAKVVSDNPPTAKRGKPSKAPQLNVAVQTIEHENFALQINSYGTVQPRTQSVLMPQVSGEIKAISDNFREGGFFEKGEVLVKLDDRDYLADINIAKANLYSAEQALSEEQARSAQAKQDWQRLGNKHQASDLVLRKPQLLAAEAAVYSAKAQLAKAELSLERTEIKAPYTGRILNKSADIGQVVSANTPLAEIFAVDYIEVRLPIKNNDLPYINLPERYRFDHARPDKSVNDISADEFPLVTIYSELVIQQQWQGRVVRTEGAFDQNSQQLFVVAQIDDPYGDASVNGLPLKIGQYVRATIQGKLLENAIKITNKAIYQGSYVFVVKDGVLLRQAIDIAWQNDEFAVVEQGLIEGDLLVLTPLGQVNSGTPIAVINKDGVEQNTEIALERAILQGKAKQHKTGKPDRKSGIKKAQRNKEQAL, from the coding sequence ATGATGTTAACTAAAAAACTGATGAAAGTGATCGTGCCAGTATGTGTGCTGGCAGTATTCGTCATTGCGGCCAAAGTGGTCTCAGACAATCCACCAACAGCTAAACGCGGTAAACCAAGCAAAGCGCCGCAACTCAATGTGGCCGTTCAAACCATTGAACATGAAAATTTTGCCTTGCAAATAAATAGCTATGGCACAGTTCAGCCAAGAACCCAAAGTGTCCTTATGCCGCAAGTTTCTGGTGAAATCAAAGCAATTAGCGACAACTTTCGTGAAGGTGGTTTTTTTGAAAAGGGTGAAGTGCTGGTCAAATTGGATGATCGCGATTACCTTGCTGATATTAATATTGCCAAAGCTAATTTATACAGTGCCGAGCAAGCACTTAGCGAAGAACAAGCCCGCAGTGCGCAAGCAAAGCAAGATTGGCAGCGTTTGGGCAATAAGCATCAAGCCTCCGACTTAGTGTTGAGAAAGCCGCAATTATTGGCCGCAGAAGCGGCGGTGTATTCAGCCAAAGCGCAGTTAGCAAAAGCCGAATTATCACTAGAGCGCACCGAAATTAAAGCGCCTTATACAGGGAGAATTTTAAATAAATCCGCTGATATTGGCCAAGTTGTTTCGGCCAATACTCCGCTGGCTGAAATATTTGCAGTCGATTATATAGAAGTTAGGTTACCTATTAAAAATAACGACTTACCGTATATTAATCTGCCAGAGCGATATCGGTTTGACCATGCTCGACCTGACAAAAGTGTCAACGACATATCTGCCGATGAATTTCCTTTGGTGACGATTTACTCCGAACTTGTGATACAGCAGCAATGGCAAGGGCGAGTTGTACGTACAGAAGGCGCGTTTGATCAAAATTCACAACAACTGTTCGTCGTGGCGCAAATAGATGATCCCTACGGTGATGCATCAGTTAATGGCCTACCACTGAAAATAGGTCAATACGTACGAGCGACTATTCAAGGTAAGTTACTTGAAAACGCCATTAAAATCACAAACAAAGCGATTTATCAAGGCAGCTATGTATTTGTCGTAAAGGATGGGGTACTGCTCAGACAAGCGATAGATATTGCATGGCAAAACGATGAATTTGCTGTGGTTGAACAAGGGTTAATAGAAGGGGATTTGCTCGTGTTAACGCCGCTTGGGCAAGTAAATTCGGGTACGCCCATCGCAGTGATTAACAAAGACGGTGTTGAGCAAAACACTGAGATTGCACTTGAGAGAGCAATATTGCAGGGTAAAGCAAAACAGCACAAAACAGGCAAGCCAGATAGAAAATCAGGTATAAAAAAAGCACAGCGCAATAAGGAGCAAGCACTATGA